Below is a window of Georgenia soli DNA.
CAAGCCTGTCTCCCGGGAACTCCCATCCGGCGCCGGCGGAAACGCCGGGCGACGCTCACGCGATCAGCTCGCCCAGCGTGGCGACGACGTCGACCAGCGCTCCCCGCCGGTACACGGTGACCGGGAAGGGACGGTCCACCGCCGTCCCGAGCATGAGCCGCTGCAGGTCCTGGGCGGTGCGGACGGGGTGCTCGCCGGAGGCGATGACGACGTCACCGAGGTAGATGCCCGCGTGCGCGGCCGGACTTCCGGGGACCACCTCCGTGACGTGGAGGCCCGTGCGCCGTCCGAGCCGCTCGGCCAGCGCCGGCGGGACCGCCATGGTCACCCCGCCGATGCCCAGCCACGCGCGACGCACCTTTCCCGTGCTGATCAGCTCGCCGAGGATCCGCCGGGTGGTGGCGTTGACCGGGACCGCGAGGCCGAGGCCCACGCCGGCCACGGCGGTGTTCACCCCGACGACGGTGGCGGTGGAGTCCGCGAGGGCCCCGCCGCTGTTGCCGGGGTTGAGCGCAGCGTCGGTCTGGATGACGTCGTCGATCGAGTGGGCACCGCGGGCGGTGCGTACGGGGAGGGAGCGCCCGAGCGCGCTCACGACGCCGGCCGTCACGGAGCCGGCGAAGCCGAGCGGGTTGCCGACGGCGACCACCAGCTGGCCCACGCGCAGCGTGTCGGCGTCGCCCAGCTCCGCCGGCCGTGCCAGTCCCGGGCGCGTGCGCAGCACCGCCAGCTCGGAGAGCCGGTCGGTACCGAGGACGTCGAAGGGTGCCTCCTCGCCGTCGGCCGCCACCACCCCTCCCCCGGTGACGCCCTCGACGACGTGCGCGCTCGTGAGCAGGAGCCCGTCCTCGGTGAAGGCGAACGCCGAGCCCGTCGCGCTGCCGCGGCGGCTGCGCACGAGGACGGAAAGCACCCGGGGCTGCAGCGCCTCGGCCACCGAGGTGACCACCCGGGAGTAGGCGTCGAACGGATCGGCCATGCCTGTGCAACACCGGCGCCGACGCCGTCATGCCGCCGGCAGTTCCGCTGCGGGCGATCGGGTGTCCCACGACCCGCCGATACGCTGGCCCTCATGCCTCAGCGTCCCGGCCCGGTGGGCCTGCTCGTCACCGCGCTGGTCGCCGCCCTCGTGCTCGCCGGGTGCGACTCGGGCACGACGCCGGTCGAGGACGCCACGACCCAGGACCTGCAGGACGCCCTGGCCGCCGTGCCCGGGGTCGACGACGCACGCGTGCGCCACCACCCGGGCGACCACGAGTACGTCAGCATCAGCCTCGACCTCCGGCCCGGGACGCACGCCCTGGCTGCGGTGCCCGTCGTCGACGCCGCCCGGGACGCGGTCGAGGGCTCGGCGTACCGCGACGTCGACCTGATGCTCACGCTCGGCTGGGAGGACGACGACCGGCGCCTCGACCTCACCGCGCACGGGACGACGCCGATCCTCGCCGCCCTGGCCACCGAGGCGCGCGCCA
It encodes the following:
- a CDS encoding S1C family serine protease, with protein sequence MADPFDAYSRVVTSVAEALQPRVLSVLVRSRRGSATGSAFAFTEDGLLLTSAHVVEGVTGGGVVAADGEEAPFDVLGTDRLSELAVLRTRPGLARPAELGDADTLRVGQLVVAVGNPLGFAGSVTAGVVSALGRSLPVRTARGAHSIDDVIQTDAALNPGNSGGALADSTATVVGVNTAVAGVGLGLAVPVNATTRRILGELISTGKVRRAWLGIGGVTMAVPPALAERLGRRTGLHVTEVVPGSPAAHAGIYLGDVVIASGEHPVRTAQDLQRLMLGTAVDRPFPVTVYRRGALVDVVATLGELIA